In Pirellulales bacterium, the genomic stretch GAGGTCAAGCCGATCGAAAAAGGTCAGGCATCAGCGGCCATCGCGGTGAAGGGGCCGGCGACGATCGCCGAGGGGGATTATCCGCTCGTCATCCGCGGCTCGGGTAATTTCCAGAATCAACCTCGCACGGTGACGCTAGAGAGCGTGACCTTGCGCGTCGGCAAGCCGCTGGGGATTACCGCCGCGGCGGCAGGCCCGCTGGTCACCGGCACGACCCAAAAGCTCAAGCTGACGGCCCACCGCTTCGGCGAGGAAAAAGGGGCCATTCAACTGGCGCTACAGGGCCTCCCCTTGGGGGTCTCGGCGCCGACGGAGATCACCATCGCCGAGGGACAAAACGAAGTCGAGATCGATCTTACGGCGGCGGCTGATGCGATGCTGGGTCAGGCTCAGATCACCGCCATCGGCAGCACCACCGTGCAAGGCCGTGCGATCTCGGTCACTAGCTCTCCCGCGCCGCTCGAGGTGAAGATGCCTTGATCGGCGCCCCGCCGAGGTTCCCGCCCAGAACAGTCGACCTTCCGACGAGGACGAACGACGCGTCCTTAGCCAAGCCACGCGAGGAAGTCATGGAATCGGACAAGCTTTCTGCTCCCGCCCGCACGAACCGCCATCCGTTCTCGATCGGGCAACACGGGGTCATCGCTTTGACCTGTGCAGGTTTGTTGTTCGTGCTCGGCATGCGGGGACTGGCCGCCGAAGAGATGCCCCCCGCGGGGGACGAAACCGCGCTCGAGGCGATCGTCGTCGGAACGCCCGAGCGGATCGAAGTCTTTCCGTCGAGCTTCAAGCTCGATACCGTTCGTCGCCGACTGCACCCGGTCGTCACAGGTTATTACGCCGACGGCAACGTCCAAGACCTGACTCGTGCGGCGGAGTTCGTGGCCGAGGACCCGACGTTTCTCCGCCTCGAAAACGGCGTGGTGGCGCCGCTCGCCGACGGCTCGACGAACCTGATCGTGCGTGTGGGCGGGCACGAAGCGCGCGTGCCGGTCGAGGTCTCGCATCAGCAAGAGGCCGATCCCGTTTCGTTCGAGTATGGCGCACTGGTCGCGCTCTCGAAGCAGGACTGCAACTCGGGGGCCTGCCACGGTTCTCCGAGCGGCAAAGGAGGCTTCCGCCTGTCGCTGAGGGCCTACGATCCCGTGCTCGACACGTTGACCCTGGTGCGCGAATCGGCCAATCGGCGCACGAATGTGGAAGAGCCCGAGGCGAGCCTGCTGCTGCGCAAGCCGTTGATGGAAGTGGCCCACGGCGGCGGGCGGCGGATGACCAAGGATTCGCCCGCCTATGAACTGCTGCGTGATTGGATCAGCGAAGGCTTGCGTCCCGACGCGCCGGAGGCCCCCCGTTGCGAGCGTATTGAAGTCTATCCCCAGCAGCGCATTCTGCATCGGCCGGCGCACACGCAACAATTGTGCGTCTTGGCGCATTTCTCCGACGGCACGGTGCGCGACATTACGGAGATCGCCAGCTTTTCGAGCTCGGACGAGGCGGTGGCCAAGGTCGATGCCCAGGGCTTCGTCGTCGGCGTCGATCGAGGCGAAGCGGCGATCCTGGTGCGTTATCTCGAGTTCATTGAGACGTCGTCGATCACCTTTCTCAAGCAGATCGAAGGGTTCGAGTGGTCCAGCCCCTCCAGCGCGAACGAGATCGATCGGCTCGTGTTCGACAAGCTGCAGCAGATGCAGATCGCTCCCTCGGAGCTGTGTACGGATGAAGAGTTCGTGCGCCGCGTGCATCTCGACGTATTGGGCCGGTTGCCGACGATCGCCGAGTCGAGCGAGTTCCTGGCCGATGCCTCGCCCACGAAGCGCGACGAGTTGATCGAGCGCCTGTTCGACGCCCCCGAGTACGCCGAGTTCTGGGCGCTGAAGTGGGGGGACTTGCTGCGTTTGAACAACAAGAAGGTGACCGCGGCCGGCGTGCCGAAGTTCCATCGCTGGCTCGTCGCCGCGGTGCGCGACAACATGCCGTACGATCAATTCGTGCGGGCCTTGCTGACCTCGACGGGGAGCACGTTCGACAACCCGCCGGCGAACTATTTCCGTTCGGCGGCCGATACGAACGATTGCACCGAGACCACGGCGCAATTGTTTCTGGGCATTCGCATCCAATGCGCGAAGTGCCACAACCATCCGTTCGAGCGTTGGACGCAGGACAACTACTACGGGATTGGCGCGTTCTTCAATCGGGTGCAACGCAAGCCCGGCACGCAGGCCGAAGAGCAGGTCGTGTTTGTCGCCCGCAAGGGCGAAGTGACTCAGCCGCGCACGGGCAAGCAGATGGCGCCCTGGCTGCCGCTCCGCGGCGCGGCCGAAGTGCCGGCCGAGGAAGATCGCCGCGCGAGCCTGATGGCCTGGCTGGTCGAGCCGGACAATCCTTTCTTCCCCCAGGCCGAAGTGAATCGCATCTGGGGGCACCTGCTGGGACGCGGCATCGTCGAGCCGGTGGATGATTTCCGGGCGTCGAATCCGCCCTCGAACAAGCCGCTGCTGGAGTGGCTGGCCAAGGACTTCGTCGAGCACGGCTTCGATCGCGAGCACGTGCTGAAGACGATTCTCAAGAGCCATACCTATCAGCTCAGCTCGCGCAAGAACGACTTCAACAAGGACGACGCGAAGTATTTCTCGCATGCCAAGACGCGGCTGCTCTCGGCCGAGCAATTGCTCGACGCGATTTGCCAGGTGACCGGCGTGCAAGAGAAGTACGCGGGGTTGCCCTCGGGCACGCGTGCGGCCTCGCTCCCCACGCCCGACGTGGCGAACGACTTCCTCAAGGTCTTCGGCCAACCGGCGCGCGAGATGGCCTGCCAGTGCGAGCGTTCGAACGAATCGAACCTGTCGCAGGCGCTGCAGATGATCAATGGCCCGCTCGTTCACGGCAAGCTCACCGCCGAGAACAATCGCCTGCGGCAGCTCGCCGCGGCAGGGCGCACGAACGAGGAGATCGTCGACGAGCTCTACATGTCGGCCCTGGCGCGCAAGCCCAGCGAGCCGGAGATGGCGGCCGCGATCAAGCACATTTCGGCGCAGCCTGACCGTAACGCGGCGCTCGAGGATGTCTGCTGGGCGCTGCTGAACGCCAAGGAGTTCTTGTTCCAGCACTAACAGCCTGGGAACGTGCTTCCGTTGCTCGGCAGCCCCGGCGCGGGGCCTCCCGAGCTCTGATCCAGGCGTTGGCAGCCTGCGCGTGGCGGCGCTACGGAGCAGCCGGCTCCGTGCCGAAGTCGATCAGTTCGAGCGTGCTGCGTCGCACGAGATGTCCCTCGGCATCGAGTTCCTTGGACCAGCGGGCCACCACGCCACCGGGAATCTCGCCGCTGCGCAGCGTGAGCGATCGCTCGATGGCCCCCTTCGACTTGCGTGCCGTCTCTTGCCAGACCGCCACGTGGCGCGTTTCTCCGGCCAGGGTGCGATAGGGCATGTCGAGCGCGATGACTTCGCCGGTCGACTGGCTGGTGGTTTCGCCCCGGTCATCGGTCGTGGTGACTTCGGTACGCAGCACGTGGGGATACTGCGTGGCCGAGTAGTAGATCTTGGCCTGCGTGCGTCCGGCCTTTTCGACGATTTCGGCCTGTTCGATCTGGCAAGGAATCTGCTTGCCTTCGATCGTGACATGGCCGTCACCGAGAGCTTGCAACTTGACCTCGGCGGTCGCCTTCACGCTTTGGCCGCCGAAGAGCTGACGCACCGTTTGCGAGGGGGCGTCGAACGTCTTGCCGGCCACGTCGACCTTGGCATCGACCTTCAATTCCACGCTGCTGTCGCCGATGCTCACGAGCGTCGTCGTCTGCAACGAGGTGCTCATGTCGGAGACGGCGCCATCGGGAGCGATCGTCTCGATGACGATTTTCAGGCGGCTCCACGCCCCGGGCTCGAAGCGTCCCCAGGCCGTGCTCGACGGCGCGAGGACGCTCGACGGCGACTGGGCGCGCGCGTGCGGCGCGAGGGCCAGGCTCAGGCACGCCAGCAGCAAACCAACTAGCTTCCGCACCACATTCTCCCACTGCCGTCGCGAAGACAGCGCGGCTCCGCCGTGTTGACCGGTCCGAACACCGGTCGCGTCGCGCCGGACTCCCGTCCGCACGCCCGCGGCCGGATGAATCACTCTAGCTCACGGGTCCTGCGCCGGTCTCCCCGTGGGCCCCGAGACCGTGACGGTTGTGAGCTCTGTAACAGTTTTGCCCATTTCGGCCGCACGATGACGCTAGCCATACCAATCGAGCACGTGTACCCCATCCAGCCCGCCGTCGAGGTGGGGACGGTACTTCTCGAGGATCGCGACATGATCCGGATGAGGCAGGTACACGTCGCGCGTGGCGGCATCGGCAAACGTCATCACGAAGCCATGCGTGTAGCCTTGCGACAGACCGTCGAGGCTGCAATCAGCTCCCCCGGTGAATCCGCTGATGCCGGGCAGCTTGTCGACCAAGGCGCGCAGATCGGCGAAGAATTCGTCGATCGTGCGCTGCGGCGTGCCGACGGCGAACTTGACGAGTACGCAGTGCTGGATACAAGGCATGGAAAGTCTCGAGACGGAATGGCCCGCGTTAGACGCGCGGAATCTTGATCCGCACGCCCCCCTTCATGGCCGATTGATGCGCGCAGATGCCGGTCATCGTCCAGTTGGCGCTGGTGCGCGCGTCGGGACGAGGGGGACGCTTCTCGACGATCGCGCGAATGAACTCGTGCGCCATGTGCGGATGCGAACCGCCATGCCCCGAACCCTGCGTGAACGACAAATGCTGCGACTCTTCCGAGTCGTAGACCCCTTTCGTCGTGAAGCGGCGAATCGCCTCGGGCAGGCGATAGGCGAAGTCGGGCACGTCGACGCGCTCGGGCGACTCGCCCCGATGCATCACCGGCTGCTCGTGCTCGATCCGCGACCACTCGAAGCTCACCTTGTCGCAATAAACGTCGAAGCTTTCGATGTACTGCCGGGCCGTCTCGAAGAGGCTGCGCGTCACCTCGGCGCACAGATTCGAGTCGGCCAGCTTGATCGTGGCGGTTTCCACGGCGAAGGGAGAACCGTACTTGGCCGTGAGCTCCTCGCTGATCTGACCCGATCCGTGGCAGACGACCGATTCGGCCAGCTTGTCGGGCAGCGCCAGGCAGGGGCTCACGCAGTGCGTGGCGTAGTGCATGGGGGGCAGGCCTTCCCAGTAGCCGGGCCAGCCCGCCATCTCCTGCTGGTGCGAGCCGCGGAGAAACTGAATGCGGCCCAGTTCGCCTTCGTCGTAAAGCTGCTTGATCAGGAGGAACTCGCGACTGTAGACGACCGTCTCCATCATCATGTAATGGCGACGCGCACGGCGTTGGGCTTTGACGATCTCCTTGCATTCTTCGATCGTGGTGGCCATCGGCACCGTGCAGGCCACATGTTTCTTGGCCTCGAGCCCCTTGATGCTCATCCAGGCATGATCGGGAATCGGCGAGTTGATATGCACCGCGTCGACCGCCGGATCTTCTAGCACGTCTTCGTAGCGGGTATAGCGCTTTTCGACCCCGAAGGCATCGCCGATCTGATTCAACTTCTCGGCACTGCGCTGGCAGATGGCATAGATCTCGGCTTCGGGATGGTTTTGATAGATCGGGATGAACTCGGCGCCGAAGCCCAGCCCGATGATCGCTACCCGTACCTTTTTCCTGCGTGACATAGTCGCGGTGCTCCCTCGCGATGGTGAACGGTCGCAGACGTGCCTCACGGCCAGCGCACGAAGCCAGCCAGGCACGACTGGAACGAATCAGGTCTCCCCGAAAGAGCCGTATGGTACCGGCACGGAGGGGACGGGGCAAGAAACGCGCTTCTACGGCCCCACGACCGCCGGCAGCGTCTCGCGCAGCCAGGCGAGAATCGCCTCGGCGGCCAGGGCGTGCGCTCGCTCATTCGGATGCGCATCGAAGGCATTCACGATCAGGCCTTCTTCCACATGGGGATAGAGCGCCGTCCGCAGATCGAGATACGGAATATCTTCGGCCCGACAGAAGGCCTCGAGCTTCGCATAGGCTCGATCGTAGGGCCCCATCTCGCGCGGATCGATAAAGGGAAACATGACGATCGCCAAGGGTGTTTCGCGCTCGCGGCAGACTGCGACCAACTCGCGCAGGCGCGCTTGCTGGCGGTCCCACAACTCACCTTCGTAGGCAGCGGCCAGATCCTGGTAGTGATTCGTCGAATCGGGATCGGTGGCCACGATCCAGCGGCAGTGCCAGATGTCGATCGCGTAGCTGTTTCGCAGCGCGCCGATGCTCGCGGCCCGGGCACTCAACCGCTCGACCTGCCCCGGCAATTGGGGCAGCAGGTCGATGAGATCGTTCGCGCAGTAGATGAGGACGACCGCGTCCGTCCGATAACCGCCGTCGAAGCCGCGGCGGAGCATGTCGATTTGAGGTCCCGTGTCGAGCCCGTTGCGTGCCAGGCAGTGGACCTCGCAATGCGGGGCCAGCTTGCGCCGCAGGATATTGGCAAAGCGGTCTTCGACCCGGCGCATGCCGTGGCCGGCGGTGAACGAGTCGCCGACAAAGCTCAGGCGACGCACCCCGGGAGGCTTTTCCGAATGGTACTCGACATTGTCGCGCAGCCCGGCCTCGTTCATCCGGTAGTAACGATCGAACCAGCGTTGCGATGAAAGGCTCAACGACGATGCGTCCGATTCATCGTAGAAGTAGCGGTAGTAGGTTTCGGCCGCCAGAAAAATCACACCGAGCGAGGCGAGCAACACCGCCAGATTGCCCAATACCAGCCAGAACCAGTGCCGGCGCACGCGATAGCGCAACATCGCCATGCGCAGCACCAACAGACACACGGCCGCGATCGTAAGAGGGATCAGGTAAACGACGAAGGTGGACACCCTCTCAGTATAATCGAAGCGAGAGGAGATGCTTCGAGCGAGGGACGAGGGACGAGGGAGAAATCCTCGTCGAGCGACGGGCGGACGACGGCCACCGTCTGACCTCAGGCCATGATCTCGCGAATCACGCGGCCGTGTACATCGGTCAGACGTTCGTCGCGCCCCTGGTGGAAGTAGTTCAGCCGTTCGTGATCGAGCCCCATCAGCGCGAGCAGCGTGGCGTGAATATCGTGCAAATGCACGGGATTCTCTTCGGCCGCGAAGCCAAATTCGTCGGTGGCGCCGTACGATGTTCCCCCGCGGACGCCACCCCCGGCCACCCACATCGTAAAGCCATAGGGATTGTGATTGCGTCCGGGGGCGCCTTCACCTTCGGCGAAGGGCATGCGGCCGAACTCTCCGCCCCAGAGAATCAGCGTGCTCTCGAGCAAGCCGCGCTCGGCCAGGTCAGTGAGCAGCGCCGCGATCGGCTGATCGGTTTCGCCGGCGTGGCGGCTGTGATTCTTTTCGACACTTTCGTGGGCGTCCCAGGTCTCTTCCAGATGCCCGCCACCGCTGTACAGTTGCACGAAGCGCACGCCGCGCTCGACGAGTCGCCGCGCGATGAGGCAATTGCGGCCGAATTCGTCGGTGGGCGCCTGGCCGACACCGTAGGCGTCGAGCGTGGCCTGGCTCTCGCTGGCCAGGTCGACCGCCTCGGGGGCTTCGGCCTGCATGCGAAAGGCCAACTCGTAACTTTGGATCCGCGCGGCGAGTTCGTCACCTCCGCTGCGCGTGGCAAGGTGCTCGTCGTTCAGTCGCGCGAGCAGGTCGAGCTGAGCGCGCTGCGCATCGCGATCGACATGGGCCGGTCCGCGCAGGTCGAGCACCGGATCGCCCGTCGGTCGAAAGAGAGTGCCCTGGTAGCCGGCGGGCATGTAGCCTGCCGACCAGTTCGGCTGACCGCTGATCGGACCGCCCCGTTTATCGAGGATCACTACATAGCCGGGCAGGTTTTGATTCTCCGTGCCCAGGCCATAAAGGGCCCAACTGCCGAGCGACGGCTTGCCGATGAACGTGCTGCCGGTATTCATCGCCACGAGGGCGGACCCGTGCGCGTGACTATCGGTATGACACGAGCGGATGAGCGCGAGCTTATCGGCGTGCTCGCGGATGCGGGGAAAGTAGTCGGAGATCATCAGGCCGCTCTGACCGCCGGGGCGAAACTCGCGCCAGGCCGGGGTGAGAAAGCCCATCTTCCGTCCGCCGGAATTCGTAAACGACTTGTCCGCCGGCAACGACTGACCCGCGTACTTGGCGAGCGACGGCTTGTAGTCGAAGGTATCGATGTGACTCGGCCCGCCATTCATCATCAAGAAGATGACGCTGCGCACCGGCGACTTGAAATGCGACTTTCGCGGCGCGAGAGGACCTTCCGATGACAACTCGGCGGCCAGACCGTGCCGCGCGAAGAAACCATCGCCGGCCAGCAAGGTCGAGAGGGCCAGTCCGGCGAAACCGGCTCCCATTTCCCAGACGAACTCGCGGCGTGTCTGGCCGCAGGGAAACAGTCCCTTAGGGCGCGCGGCCGAGCTTCGCGGGGCGGAACTCGAAGGGAATGATCGCTGCGACATCGCGTGTGGCTCACTCAGTCGACATAGACGAATTCATTGGCGTTCAGCAACACATGCGTCAACGACGCCAACGCCAGATGCCGCGCGACGGAACCTGCTTCGGCGGCGGCGACGGGAGCGGATGGCGCGGCCGCGTTCGATTTCGTGTAATGCGCTTCTTGCGACGCCAAATGCGCAAAGGCTGCCTCGCGTTCCGTTTCGCTCGGAGCGCGGCCGAAAGCCAGCCACCATGCTCGTTCGACCTGGGCGCCGGGATCGGAACCTACTTCGCGCTCGACGCGGCGGGCCAAGGCCTCGCTCTGCTCATGGACGAACGGATTGTTCAATAACGCCAACGCCTGCGGCGCCACGGTGGTCACGCTGCGCTGGGCGCAGGGCTGAGTCGTGTCCGCCAGATCGAACACCGTCATCAGCGGCAACAGCAGCGAGCGCTTGGTGAACATGTAGATGCTGCGGCGGCGCTGTTCCTCTGGCGGCGACGCCGTCCAGGCGGCTTCTTTCTTCGACAGGCCTTCGAGCGCTTCGACGCTGACCGTGGGCACAAAGCCGGGGCCGCCGGCCTGGAGGTTCAAATCGCCGCTCACGGCCAGCAGGCTGTCGCGCAAGGCCTCGACATCGAGGCGGCGGCGGTTCGCGCGCCACCACCGCTCGTTGGCAAAGTCGCGCTCGGCGTATTCGTCGTGCGCGGGATGGGTCGAGTCCATCTGGTACGTCCGCGACAACAAGATCAGCCGGTGGATGTCCTTCATCTTCCAGCCGCGCTCGATCACTTCGGCCGCGAGCCAATCGAGCAGCTCGGGATGCGTCGGTTCATCGGACATGACGCCAAAATTGTCCGGAGTGCGCACCAGGCCCTGTCCGAAATGGTGCTGCCAGAGCCGATTCACCAGCACGCGTGGCGTGAGGGGGTTCTTCGCATCGGTGATCCACTGGGCCAGTTGCAGGCGGCGGCGCGTCGTCTTCGCCTCGGCCGGGGGTGGTTCGACGGCCCGCGCCAATGCCGGCACCAAGGTCGGGAACCCCGCCGGCACCTCGTCCCCTTCGGCACGCGGATCGCCCGATTTCAAGAGATGGATCACCGGCGCATCGCGACTTGCGTCGGTGTAGCCCAGCACGTCTCCTTCGGCCGATTTGCCCGCGCTAAAGAAGTTGAGAAACGAGTAGTAGTCCGTCTGAGGAATCGGATCGAACTTGTGATCGTGGCAGCGGGCGCACTTGATCGTGAGCGCCAGAAAGGTCGTGCCCGTGACGTGGACCAGGTCGTCGAGCTGCTCGTACTTGTACTGCAGCGGATCGTTGGGTTCATCGTCGAAGGTGCCCACGCGGAGCATGCCAGTGGCGACGAGGGTCTCGGGCGTGGCATCGGGGATCTCATCGCCGGCCAACTGCTCGAGCACGAAGCGATCGTACGGTTTGTCGTCGACCAGCGACTCGATCACCCAGTCGCGGTACTTCCAGGCATGCTCTTTAACGGCGTCCCGTTCGTAGCCGTTGGTCTCGGCAAAGCGAACCAGGTCGAGCCAGTAGCGGGCCCAGCGCTCACCAAAATGCTGGTCGGCCAGCAGACGCTCGACCAGTTGGGGATACGCCTCGGGCGAATCGTCCGCCACGAAGGCAGCCACTTCTTCGGGCGAAGGGGGGAGTCCCCAGAGATCGAAATAGACGCGACGAATCAGTTTCGCGCGCGAAACGTCAGGCGCGGGCTGCATTCCCTCCTGCTCGAGCCGTGCCAGGATGAAGCGATCGATCGGGTTGCGGCACCAGTCGGTGTCTTGCACCGCGGGGGGCTCGGGACGCACGACGGGGGCCACCGACCAGATGGCGGGGGCTTCGTCGCCTGGAGAAGCCTCATCGGCCAAAAGAAAAGGGGAGGTGACGCAGCTCCACACGATGAGCCAACTCAAGCACCGGCCGCCGCGGCGAATGCCAATCCCACGCCACATCGAGCATGCCTCGCACCGCAACTACCTGGCCGTGACGACGGCGAAATGGACCGCACTCTCACGCAGATCAGGGCTTCATCGTAGCCCTGGCCGAATCTGGCGGCAAATTTATTTGGCGTCCGGCCGGAAGCAAAAAGAAGGTCGCGGCGGTACGCCAACGACTCAGGCCGAAGCGGGCCAAAGCTGCCAGACGACGACGGCGATTCCGACCGGGATGCACCAGTAGGCGAACTGGTAGAAACGCCCCTTTTGCAACCAACTGCGGAGCCAAGAGAGGGCGACCACGCCGGTGACGAACGAGATGAATGCTCCCACGCCCAAGTGGAACCAGGGGATCGTGCTAATCTCGTTTTGCGTTGCGTCGTGCAGCACGAGCACGCACGCTCCCGCGACCGCCGGCAGGGCGAGCAGAAAGGAAAACGTGGCGGCCGCCTCCGGCGCCACCCCCAGGAACAACGCCGTGGCGATCGTCGAACCGCTGCGCGAGGCGCCCGGCAGGATTGCGAACGCCTGCGCCGCGCCAATCAGCACCGCCTGGCGATAGGTGAGATTGACGTAATCCGTGTTGCCGGGTGTCGTGCGTCCGCTGGTCCAGAGCAGGATGCCCGTCACGGGCAGCATCAACCCGGCCAGCAGCGTGCTCTCGAGGACCGGCTCGCAGTACCACTTTAAGGGGAGCCCGACGACGACCGCCGGAATGGTGCCAGCCACGACGAGGCCGATCACGCGCCGATCCGAACCCAGCAGTCGCCAGATACGATTCCAGTACACGACCAGAATCGACAAGAGGGTGCCTCCGTGCAGGGCCACGTTGAGCGTGAGGGGATCTTCCAGATGAATGCCGCTGAACTTCTCGAGCAGGGCCTCGGCGATCAGCAAGTGGCCGTCCGAGCTGATCGGCAGAAACTCCGTGATTCCCTGCACCACGCCGACGATGATGACGGTCAACCAATCCATGCCGGCGGCTCAGTCAGAGAACAGGGACAAGAGAGCAATGCTAGCAGTCGAACGGATCGTATCGAACGACGCTGCCCAGCAGGGGACCTGGGCCGAAAAGTATAGCTCACCGTGGCGGAGTGGCCCGGCGGTCTGACCGATTCCCGCGTTTCTAGGTCCGTTCGGCGATAAACGCTTCGGCACCACGGTTGTGGAGTTCGCGCGTTTTGCCATAATGAGGGCACAGCCGCGCCCTCGGTGCAGTTGTCCCACCTGATCGAGCGTCTCGCACGCCATGTCCCGCGGAGTGCCCCATGTTCAAGAATCTGAGTACGCAAGTGCTTGGCACCAGCGCCTCGGAATCAGAGGTCATCGAACTTTCTCTGTCGCACGGGTTTCGTGGGCTCGAGCTCGACCTGGTCGAGTTCGCCGCGCGAGCCAAATCAGGCGGCCTCGACAAGGCCCGCCGCCTGTTCGACAGCGCCAAATTGAAGCTGGCCTACTTTCGGCTCCCGGTCGATCTCGAGGCCGACGAGGCCACGTTTCGCAAGCAATTGACCGAGTTGATCGATCTGACGCCGATCGCGGCGCAGGTCGGTTGCCTGAGGGCCGTGACGACGATCTCTCCTGGCAGCGACGAGCGTCCCTATCACGAGAACTTCGAGACGCACCGCAAGCGGCTCGGCGAGATCGGCAAGCTGCTGGCCCCGCACAATATTCGACTCGGCGTCGAGTTCGTCACCTATGCCGAGCTGCGCCAGGCGAAGTCGTTCGAGTTCATTCACGGGCTCGAACCGCTGCTCATGCTGCTGGGCATGGTCGGCCAACCCAACGTCGGCGTCGCCATCGACCTGTGGCACTTGCACGTCGGCGGGACTCCGCTCGAGACGCTGCGCAAGTTGAAGGGGGAGCAAATCGTCACGGTCGCGCTGGCGGACGTTCCGGCCGACATGCCGCTCGACCAGTGTGGCGAGAACGATCGGCTGTTGCCGGGAGAATCGGGCGTGGTCGATACGACCGCCGCGCTCGTGGCGCTGGCCGAACTGGGCTACGATGGCCCCGTCACGCCCGCCCCGTCGCGCTCGCGCATCAATGGTAACTCGCGCGACGCGATCGTGAAGGCCGCCGGGCAGCACTTGGACAAGGTCTGGAAAGCGGCCGGTCTCTCGCCGACAGGCAAGCTCACCGCCACGGCGCGTTAGCGGCTCGTCGAAAATCGCGTCTCTAGGACAGTGCGTGCGCGGTTAGCTTTCCGAGGCGCTCGTGTTTCACTTCGATGGCCAACTGCGACTGACGAAAGCCGATCTGGCCGTCGATGCTCGCCGCCGTCAGGCGCAGTCGTTCATCTCGCACGCGCACGCCGATCACATGGGACGGCACGAGCTCGCGCTGTGTACGCCCGAGACGGGCAAGCTCTACCACTTTCGGCTCGGGCGACGGCGCATCCTCGAGATGCCCTACCGGCAACCGATCGACTTTGGCGGCCTGCGACTCACGACGTATCCCGCGGGGCACTGTCTCGGTTCGG encodes the following:
- a CDS encoding undecaprenyl-diphosphate phosphatase, yielding MDWLTVIIVGVVQGITEFLPISSDGHLLIAEALLEKFSGIHLEDPLTLNVALHGGTLLSILVVYWNRIWRLLGSDRRVIGLVVAGTIPAVVVGLPLKWYCEPVLESTLLAGLMLPVTGILLWTSGRTTPGNTDYVNLTYRQAVLIGAAQAFAILPGASRSGSTIATALFLGVAPEAAATFSFLLALPAVAGACVLVLHDATQNEISTIPWFHLGVGAFISFVTGVVALSWLRSWLQKGRFYQFAYWCIPVGIAVVVWQLWPASA
- a CDS encoding sugar phosphate isomerase/epimerase, coding for MFKNLSTQVLGTSASESEVIELSLSHGFRGLELDLVEFAARAKSGGLDKARRLFDSAKLKLAYFRLPVDLEADEATFRKQLTELIDLTPIAAQVGCLRAVTTISPGSDERPYHENFETHRKRLGEIGKLLAPHNIRLGVEFVTYAELRQAKSFEFIHGLEPLLMLLGMVGQPNVGVAIDLWHLHVGGTPLETLRKLKGEQIVTVALADVPADMPLDQCGENDRLLPGESGVVDTTAALVALAELGYDGPVTPAPSRSRINGNSRDAIVKAAGQHLDKVWKAAGLSPTGKLTATAR